The Neurospora crassa OR74A linkage group V, whole genome shotgun sequence sequence TAAGGTAAGCTGATAAGGCACTAGAGTCCCGCAATGACATCCGATCGTCGGATGCCTGCCGGCGTTACTGTTGGGGTTGTGCTTGACCGGTTGAGCCGGTGGGATTAGGTGAGCAATCGACTGATTTGTACTACCGGAATCCTGTGCTTCACCGGGCATTATTATGTCCGTTTGGAAACACCTCACGCGCAGTGTCAGAGTGATGTAGAATCCTTACAAATCCTTTTCGAAATTCGTTCCTACCCAGAGATTACAAATTCCAATGGCAGACTCAACAACAaaagtcgtcgtcgccgtcattTACACTACAATGGCGAGAATGGGTGGATTAATAATGTGGGCCTCGGTTCGCTTCTCTCCACCTTACCCAGGTGGCTCTTCTCGTGCTTAAGACTCCGCTGTTCCCGCCGTCCATCTTGCCGTTCTGGTGTCATCACCTCATCGTTGCACTCCATCGatctcaccaccaacctcgTCCCATACACCGAACCATCTCATCACACCTATAACGAACAGTTCACATCAACAGTCAAAATGACTTTCAACCTCGTTGCTGTCGTTTACCCCAAGGAGGGCAAGCTTGAGCGCGTAAGTTGGTCCCTGAAATGCTGAACTATCCCGCTGAACGGAGCTTCCCCGCTGTCGACTGGACCTGAGGTGCAATGATATCGTcaacttttttctttgtggTCCTTCACTGCTCCTCCCGTTGAGGGGAGCAGTTGCGACTGCCAGACGAATTCCAAACCTCGAGAAGGGCCGACTGAGAAACTTGACTTCTCTACCAAACCGCCAACATCCGGTCCATCCGACCTCACTGTGTCTGCAACTCACCATCAATAATCGGCCCTCGTCTCCCACGTGTTTCAACATCCCACACCTAGCATAATATGAAACCATACCGCGTCTTCCCCGGAATTATGGCGACATCTCCTGACAGTAATCCGTCCCACGTACTAACCTGCCGCCCCCTTCACAGGTCAAGGAACTCGGCAAGGAGATTTCCGCCTGGGTCGAGGCCAACGAGCCCAACACGCTCCAGTACCACTGGTCCACCTCGAAGGAGGACGACAAGCCCGTTATCGTCATTCAGGAGATGTAAGTTGTTGTgatctttctctttctttcatcTCATGTCTGGTAGTAGGTAACCGTGGCTGACATATACACTACACTCTCCGCAGCTACGCCGACGAGGCCGCCTTCAACGCTCACAAGGAAAGCCCCAAGTTCGGTTGGATGATCGAGACTGCCACGAAGGAGGATCTCTTCGCTGCTCCTATCAAGATTCTGTTCCTTGAGCCCTTCACTGGTTTTGCTGGCCGTAAGTAGAGGTCGGGCTAGCCGGTTTGCGATGGATGATGAATGAAATTGTTCTGCACCTGTGCTTGATCCCTGTCGGCAGTGGTAGGGTGTGCTTGTGAATTCTGAAGTCTGATGATTTTCTCGGTGACTTCCAGTGTTTCTTTGGCCAGTTCAAGCTTGCACTTCCATGAAGAGAGGTGGGCGGTGGGATGGGCTTCCCGAGTGACAACCAACTTTACGACATCCGTCGAAGGTGTCCAGCGAGTTCTGTGTTCAGAGAAGCCTGGGTAGAAAAGGTGAGGTGCGGGAAATAGACTGTTTAGGACGGACGCCTGCCCGTGACTCCATGGGCTTGAGGCGCGCAgatgggagaagaagaacgtGGTTCTTGCCAGTACTGGTTGGGAGCAGCACTGGGTGCGGTCAACTTTTTACACGCAAGAAAGTAGAAAGGGCTGCTACATTGAGAAGGATGAACGAAGGGGAACCAATGGGGGAAGCCGGGAAAAGTCCCTGTCGGTTAGTAAGCCCAGCCTTGTAACCGAGGGTGCCGGTCACTGAGCTTGCGGCTTGAGCCTTGTGGCAGCGCATCAACACATGGCAACCACAAGAGCATCAGCGGCCAGGATCATGATGCATTTAAAGATACTGCCGGCTCAACGACGCTATCCCCGGATGCTTGTTCACGTGGCTCATTCAGTTCGTTGCTTCGGCAGCCCGGACGGGAACTTGGGGAAGAATGCGGGGCAAGCGGGTCTGGATCCGGGGAGTCCCGGGTCTTGGCGATAACGGTTCCGTTCCGTGAGCTGGATGAACAAAACAACACGTCCCGGGAAGAGACGGGAGAATGGAACCCGAAGAAACCCAATCCAGGGGTAAATTCCACTCGAAAGGTTCCCCTGGGAACACTGGGGTTCTCGAGGCCCTCGACAGGGTCTCGCAATGGGGGGATGCAATCCAGAGTGGCTCCCAATGAGGTCATCGGTCGAGTCATTGTTCAGTTCAACAGCCCGTGTCAGTGATGTCTGTCAAGTCGGTCAAGACGCCCTGATGATTGACTGTCTATCACAGGAAGTAGCGTGTCCGAGGACCGCGATTGTCAATAACCTtcctttacctacctacgtgtCTCCAGTCGCTTTTATTGTGCTGCTACCGTGATAGgtagtgttggtggtggccaaGGGTGACAACGAGGGTCCGGCTTTATATCATATACGCCAAAGCCATAGTCAACCTGGAAACCATCATCACGATGAGTGTCGCCGATATTGAGCGGTGTAGTGGTGTCATGTCGGACTGAGGTCATTCATCGCGATCCTGAACCCCGGATTCCGATCTTTTCCATTTCACGTTCTCCAACAATCAAAACCACGACAAATTCGGCGAAGTCATGACACATTTGACGGGCACGAGACCTGTGGGCAAGGGTTTTGTCTGTTGTCTAACCTTCCGAAAGGAGGCTGCATGGCATATGGTCTCCTCAGTTCTGGAGATGAATACATATGGAATAGCCAGTGAAAGAATGGAAAGGGGAGGTGTGAAGTCTTTCGACGGGTTGAATTGGCGGTCTTTTGATTCGTTGTCTGGATAAAGCTGAAGCTTCATACACGCCGCCAACCAGACAGCGAGCAACATCGATAATATGGTCCAATGTTGAAAACACGGGATGACGACACTGGCTTGAAGAAAGTCTGCCATTGTGAGGTGACGACGGCCAAGACTGCCCTTGATGAAATGAATGTGACGGTCCGGCAATGCTCAAGCCGTGACAGTGGGGCCACCTGGCTGCGGATGGCAAGAGGGGACCCCCGGACAAGAACCCCGACCAAGCAGTGACGCGACACTGACAAGCAAGCGTCGGGAAGACGGCCGCTTGGCGCAGTCCACTCTTTGGAGGGTCTGGGCTGCGGGTTGCTGCAAGTGGTCTGTCATTTTGGAGACAGCTCCCTGCTCAATGCTCGTCGTCAACCCCCCACCTTGGACCACTAGTGAGGGGCACAACGCAGCTCTTGCTCTGTTTGGGTGTCCTGGCCAATGAAATCGCGGCTAGAGCGTCGGTGCTATGCTCGGCCGCCCCGCTGGCTGACCTACGAtccctccacttccttcctcgtccttgaACCACTGACGGGAGATTGTTGGGCGTGACTGTCGACCCTCTTGCAGTTTCTCtcttctccgtctcctcTTCCCAAATCTCCTGAGCAGGACATCAACCCTTCGTCATACAAATTCCCGCAGTCTGCAAAACCGTGAGTGCTTCCAGTTCTgtcccatcttcctcttttcatcctcttcattcTTGTTTGTGATACCCTCAACCTGCTATCCTGGAAAGCGTTCTTATACTTACCTATTTCCACCTTTTCACACTAACAGCTACCCCGCGTCACGCAACTTCATAACCAAAACCAACAGTCAAAATGGGTATCTTCGATGTAAGTCTCCTCCAGTCTCATCCTGGCAATTGATAGCTTCGAAGCGCAGCTGATCTAACGGTGATACCCTCAACAGGAGCTCAACCTTCCCGCTGGCGTCCTCTACGGTACGATTTGGCCAAGCAGATGCGCTGCCCGATACCGGAACATAAACAAAATCTGACCTTTTTCTTTACCTCTAGGTGATGACGTCCTGAAGCTTTTCCAGTACGCTCGCGAGAAGCAGTTTGCTATCCCTGCCTGCAACGTCACCTCCTCTAGCACTGCCGTCGCTGCCCTCGAGGCTGCTCGCGACCAGAAGGCTCCCATCATCCTCCAGACTTCCCAGGGTGGTGCTGCCTTCTTCGCCGGCAAGGGCATCAAGGACTCTGCTGAGAAGCGCGAGGCTTCCGTCGCCGGTGCCATTGCCGCCGCTCACTACATCCGCTCCATTGCCCCCATCTACGGCATTCCCGTTGTCCGTAAGTAGCTTAGCTTGTCTTGTTCGGTTCAACTTGCCTTCCAAGATGCTGACATGGTCCTAGTCCACACCGACCACTGCGCCAAGAAGCTTCTCCCTTGGCTCGATGGCATgctcgaggaggacgagaagtTCTTCAAGGCCAACGGCGTgcccctcttctcttctcacATGATCGATCTCTCTGGTAAGTCTGCCCCCGACGAATGCGACCGCTCTCACCAATACCCCAGCTTACTGACGTGCAATTACAGAGGAGCCCGTTGAGGAGAACATCTCCACCTGCGTCAAGTACCTTAAGCGCATGGCGCCCATGAAGCAGTGGCTCGAGATGGAGATCGGTATCACCGTACGTCAATGTCATAATGCGCTTGCTCCAAAAGGAAACAAAACTAACACTTGCAAACAGggtggcgaggaggacggtGTTGACAACTCCGAGGTTGACAACGCTTCTCTTTACACTCAGCCCGAGGACATCTGGCAGATCGAGGAGGCTTTCCGCCCTATTTCTCCCTACTTCTCCATTGCCGCTGGCTTCGGGTAAGGCTGAACCCTACCCCTTGCTCTCGATTGATCAGAACTAACGAGATGACAGCAACGTTCACGGTGTCTACGCTCCTGGCAACGTCAAGCTCCACCCCGAGCTCCTTGGCAAGCACCAGGCTTACGTCTCCGAGAAGCTCGGtggcaaggacaagaagcctgtcttcttcgttttcCACGGTGGTTCCGGCTCCTCCAAGGAGGAGTACCGTGAGGCTATCTCCAACGGTGTCGTCAAGGTCAACGTCGACACTGATCTCCAGTGGAGCTACCTCGTCGGTATCCGTGACTACATCCTCAACAACATCGACTACCTGAGGAGCCAGGTCGGTAACCCCGAGGGCCCCAACAAgcccaacaagaagaagtacgACCCCCGTGTCTGGATCCGCGAGGGTGAGAAGACCATGAAGGCCCGCGTCGAGGAGGCCCTCAAGGACTTCAACGCTGCCGGCACCGTCTAAATGGGAACTGGGAGATAATGAAAATGGAATGATTTGATGAGTACACTGCTTGATTCCGTTCGTGTTTATAGTGGTTGCCGGCCATTGAGACTGGTTCCATGGCGTGTCGGCTTTGCCGATACTTGGACGTATACTAGCAGGTTGGTTCACGGTGTTCCGGGGGGTTCAAGTTACCGGCTATGATGATGTTATGCTAGCCGGTTGGGTTTGGGGTGATACCGAAAAGTAGTACATACCCAATTGAAAAGTTGCCTTTGAGCTTCTCCCAAGTCCGTACACGGACCCTTCAGTCATGCTTGGTGGACATGGATCTTGTGCTCTCATGTGGTGGAGTATATAAGGCCCAAGTCAGACTCTTCGGTCCAACAACGAGGCGCTTCCCTGCGCACGCAGTCTTTGACAGGTTATGAGCAACCCATTTGGCGCAGTGGTTCCGATGTGAGCGGCGAACACCTCTCAGTGGTAGGAGGTTATGAGTTCGACCCTCAGTTAAGGGCCATCTGATGCACACGCATTTCTTTGTCTGATGCTTTGTTCCAGACACCACTTTTCACAGGCTGTCCGACGACAGTTCTGCCCGCTTCCGCTGCCGATGCAGTTTTTCAATCCATCGCTTTAACTACCTGCGTCAATAACGCTGAGAAcacctcttcatcctcattaCCGGACGCGGTATGGggttctttttttgcttttctttCTGCTTtgctttttgttgttttggtttCAAGGTCAACTTGTTTGGTGGGCATGCCTCTGTGCACGAGACAGCTGATGCCATGCAATGCAATGCAGCAAGTTCATGATATTTTGCACCAGGATGCAAACATGTTACACGAGATTTGCTGCGTCTGGGCAGCTTTCCGTACCTAAGAAATGCTATCTGTCGATTTGATTGTTGGGATGTTGCGGGTCTTGATGGGTTCTGGCAACGccattaataatattttcgattacctacctaggagatgggatggaagacGATGTAACTCAAACAGTCAAGTACGCCGAAGGCCAAACAGGCGGTTCGAGTAATGATGAGTATCGGTCTTCAATTAGATGCTACTCGAGTTTTGGCGCTATATTAGCTTGTAGTGGATGATGAGTAGAGGTGCTTGAATCAAGCTTCGGTCCGTGCCTCGGCGATCGCATTTTCGAGGTTGACGGCGGTTGTGATTTACCCGGGTGTTTAAGTCGTTGGTTGGAACAAGAAGTGGAATGCTGTTCTCACAAACAGTAAGGGTTTTGAAAAGGCACTCGTCGTTACAGGTAGGCTGGGTTATGGTTTTGGTTCCTGGAGCCGATGAGGGTGGACATCACCAGTTAAAATGACCTTCGTGAATGGCTTCTGAAGGCAAAAGGCTGACCACTTGGAAGCATTGGAACACTTGGTCAAAAACTTTCATACACgtaaaagtatatatccAGAACCCATACCTATGTATAGCGTCCATAAATAAACGGGACTGCGCAAAGCAGAAATATTAACAAGaacagaaacaaaaagaacaaaCCCATCATTCCGAAACTCCAATCCATGCAAACCACCCAAACCACCCAAGCCATCCCTCTCGCTCACTCAAAACATACCTAGAATCGATCACTCGGAAGGCTTCAAGGTGCTCACCATCCCGCCCGCCTGATCCTTCAACTTCTCCCAGCTAGAAGCAAACTCCGAGTCCGTCTCCTTTCTCCCCGCCGCGCCGCCCCTCTCCTTGACCTCCCGCTCGAGCATCTCCAGCTGGCGCTTCAGCACATCGATCTGGAACAGGCGAAAGGCATCCTCGATGCGCTTCCGGGACTCGGGATCGCGGGTGATGGTGCGAGTCGCTGCTGCCGACCCGGTCAAGAGGCCGGTCTCGCCGCCGAGCATCGAGCACCCGATGCCAAAGACGGTGTAAGTGGCAATGTCACCCCAGCGCGTGGGACGGAGGAGGGGTTCTAGGTCTGGGACTGGTTCTATTCCGCGTAGGTAGGTTATGTATGTTAGCAACGAACTGCTGAGAAAAGTTCTGCgagagaagggaaaagggaaaagggaaaaagggaCTTACCCCGCCGACCGTTGGCAAATACTACTTCCACTGGCTTGGCCATCATTTTGAACGCGTTAAACAGTTGCTGGCGGTTCTGCCGGATGCGCCAGGCCAAGGCGATGCCGAGACCAAGGCCCAGAAAGGTGCCGATGGTGGTGTGCGTCGAGACTTTGGAGGCGGCTTTGCGCAGGCGTTCGCGGTCTTCGGGCTGGAGGTCATGTTGCAGGTGGTGCTCGGCGAGGTCGGCGAGGTCTTTGTTGGGGTGGCCGCGGAAGAGGGCGAACATTGTGGCTGACCTGTTGTACTGATGGTTGTTTTGGTTattttggtgatgatgtctTGGCAATGAATTGGACAGAAGAGATTGAGattgtagaggtaggagaCTCAAATTGTTCGTTGTGTTTATAAACACTACCAAAGCTATCGTACAAAAAGAACCTCAAAAGCTGGTTGTCAAAAAGTCGTCATAGTGAATCGAATCGTGTACCCTGTTTTCCAAGATCTTCTCATGCCTTCTGTTGCGGAGTTGGTGCTGCTGTGGTCCAAAGGGTGGTCGATGTGGTGTTTTGCTAatgatgatgtcgatgtcCTGGCGGAGATGCGATGATGTCACTGCACTGCATTGGCCTCTCGACGACGGTGAGGTCTCGAAATTGTTAGTGTCCCCCCGGAGCATTTCATTGAACGTTAACAATTTACGGGGCCCCATGCAGCCCGGTCCGGGTTCCACTGCTCCTGGGCCCGGATTGATACGGTCTGTGGCTGGAACGTTCGTTTTCgcttcttttctccttcttcgcctttctCTTCAACTTCTCCGCCCGATCATCATCTGGCTTTTGCACACCGTCAGGACTGCACGTCCGTTGTCGTCAACGACCACTAGAACACCAAAGGAACAAAGCCACGTTCTGCGCCCCCCACGATGCAAATTGCCGGGCATTGAACGGTCCCCTTTGGGGAACACGTCCGGAATGGAAGCAAACTAACATATAACGGCTGAACCTTCCATGTTAAGCAAGCATTGCCGGCCGTGGGTCGATTGTCAATGTTTGCTTCCTCCTCAACGCCTGTCACCAAGATGAACGCCCTGTCAGCTCATTCCCGGAGCCACCAGGAGCCCATTAAAATACCGATCTCGGGGCTTGGGATGAATTGAAGGTAAACGGAAGAAGGGCAGAGTCAAGAGGTGACCGGGGGAAGGGTTCAGACATCGTGGCTGCTTACCTGACGCCGACCGCACAAGCTCGCTTGTTTTGACTAGGTACATATGGTACTGACCTTGTGCTTTGCTACAGTATCACGAACTCTTTACCACATGCGGCTTTCCAGGCTCTGTTATGCTCTCCATTGCTCGCACCGATCGGGTTCAACGGGATCAACCGCTTTGGGTTCTCTTTTCTTGGTACCGGCGACTCTTCAGCCCCCAAATGCGATGAACGACTACTCTCCTCTCACACCGCAACGATGTGGCcatgtggaggaggtgggaaAGACGGGGGATATCCGGCAACAAGCCACTTCAACTGAGGCGAGCGATTATACCTACGCTTGCTGAACAACCTCTTCGAGATATGCCTAACTCGAGCACATCGGCTACTACGATTACAACATTGTCTCTCGCCAGGCGCTAGAGCGGATGATAACATGCTGACTGACAACCGACATCGCTAACCGGACGTCTAAGCCGAATCATCCCACTTTCTTTCGAGATCGCCCGGAATGCAACGTCAAGTCCAAATGAGGTGGTGCACATAAGGTAAGTATACAGGAGCTTCTATGTATAGCGATATCTTCCAAGCACTATATCCGTTAcatccttcccctccccaatGCACGTCGGCCGCGCAGGCGGCGCAAGCACTTAGTGAGGTCGCAACCAGTTGACCACGAGCGGCGCGCACATGGTTTCTAGGTTGATAATCCACCCATCCAACTTTCCATGCTATCGTTCGCATGGCGGGATGGGAGTCACGATGGTTGAAAGCCCTGCTTACCACCATTACGGGTTTGTGAAGTTCTCAAAAGTGCAATCATGGCTTGTGCGCACCTCGGAACCAAAGGCTGCCGGTCACAGTGCGTGAGACGAACATGCGCCATGCGCGTAAGTAGGTCATCCCGTTGGGCCTCGTGCAAGCTGAGAGCCATTCGTCGGCTGCCTGTTCtggaagacgaagagaaggTTGCCTACAACGGAACACAAGGTGGGGGAACACGGGATGCTGACCCGATGGATTAGAAATCTCACGCTCGCGGAGCTAACGTCTTTGCTGCATATTTCCAGATTTGACGAGGCTCTGTGTGCGTGGGTGGTAGCGGGCGGCTAAGGTTTCTGAACACTGCAACGGTGGGCGAGCATGATTGTCGAATGCGGAGGATGTCTTAACATGGACTTCAAGCGAGCATCAAGATGGCATCTTGGAGACAACCTGGGACTTATCGTTTCTTCATTGACTGGCAACCGAAAGCCTCCGTTCGAACCATCACCTACGCAAAGCCGCCCCGGATTTCCGAGATACCGGACCGCTCCCGGTAGTATCAACATGTCGCGGAGCAGTGCGGCGCAGCAAACGTGCATGCCCTTAGTGAGGTCGGCAACCGGAATCATGAAGATTACACGTTTCCTTCGGCTCTCTCGATTGTGCCTCCGCGCCGTACTCATACAGGACATTATTGAGCCCCCTTTCTGCATAGTTGCGGAAGCCAGGTCCTTGTCAACCAGGCTGTCGGATTACCGTCAGGCCAGGGAATTGTTCTGCTCGAACATGTGTGGCGTTTCACGACAGGCAGCTACCATTGACACTGCATATCGGTGTTGTTACTGAGCAAACAAATTTCCGTGGCGTCTCTTCTCCGACTTGTCGTGAATTTATCCCGAGTTTGGGAAACTGTCCTGGATTTCATCAAGTGCTAGACATGGCAATAGATGACAAGGCAGAGGCCAGTTGTCCGACGACTGAAAACTCCAATCCTTCCGACGATTCAGGTACCTGACACGAATTTTTGACTCGGATGCAGCTTTGCAAGGGCGTTGTTTCTTCGCCTTGCTGATTGGACAAATGTTCACACTCCGATCATACAATGTTCCAAGTGTGGCTTGCATACCAAGTCCGATCATCTTCATTTGCAAACGGCTGGcccaaagaagaaagagacaagcaaaagaagaaaagaacacCGGTGCAGTCAGTATAACTTTTCGGTGCACTGTCCCACCGAAACGGACAAGTTTGATCGCAATCGATCCTCGAGAGCACAGCCGGAGTTTGAGAGATCGATAAGATGAAGGTCATCTCGCAAAGGAAAGCCGAAAGAGCAAACATCATGCGATCCTTTATCACTGGTGCCTTGGAAAGTTTTTGGTCTTCCCTATTCCTTTTGAGATTCAAAGATCGTCGAGGCACAAGGACGATGACAACAATGCGAAGAGATCATACCGTTGCTTCGGCAAAGGAAAGACAACGTCAACGACTCAAAGGGAGCGAGCACGCTCATACGATGGCGTACCACTGGAGTTACTGAAAGGGTGAAAGTGGTCTTCGAGAACAGCCACAAAGTCAGCGTTGCAGCAGCCAGGTGCAAGCCCCATTCAGATTGCCGTTCATTCAGCCCTTCTgcatgtagaggtagttgtacactagtgtacctTACTGCGACACGCATTTGCAACCCTCCGATTTCCTCTGTGGAGTTTCTATCTCGCTTGCTGGCGATCACGGCCCGCGATAAAGATCATCATGAGTGATAGGGCTCAGCTAGGACTTTATTGCTTAAACCACAGCCGACGACTATCATCCCATCATGGAACATAGGCGGCTGGCCGCTGGTTGGCTGTTGTATTGTCAATCTTGTCAATCAATATcttgtacactacatgcACTTGGCACTCGCTCGCGGCCAGGACAACGCTATCCCCATCTGGGTATGGCCCTGGCCCCCAATGGTGCATGCTGGCCGGCTCAAATCTTAACGCTAACCTTCCCAGGCAAAAACAATGCTGGACTGATCGACCAATCGACATTCCACACTATGCCCTATGTGTGTGTAAGCGACTTGCAAGTCACTTGCTGTCTCTGAGCCAACAGTATGGTAATCCCCAAGATGGATGTCTTTGTCCTTAGAGGTAGGCTAACAAAAGCAACCTAACAACCAGTGCGAGCCTGGTGATACTGTGATAAGAGCTCGAAACAAAGGTTCCATATCGTGAAAGGAGACGGACGACAAGCCTCGCGAGCTTTCACTGTCAAGGACGCTCGAGGGGAACGACAAAGTCCGAGAATTCCGGAACATAGGATTCAGGGCGACACCAAGCCACACCCGAAAATCGTTGACATGCCTGCCGATATTGGTTATCATTGACTACAATACCAATCATGTCCCATCAAGAACATCACAGCCGGCTCAAAGCCATTATCTTGCCGTTCAGTCGCCCGGAAGATCTCGTCGTTATCACCCAGCTGCCAGCTTTACATGCAATACATGCATCGTGGACGCAGAGCAGATCTACATGGTATcctgtgtagtgtacacccAACATCCACGAGGAAAGCACGTTGTCTCACTGGTTGATAGTCCGAACGTGACCCCTACCGTCATAGTTCTCATCACAGTGATCAACGGATCTCACACTCCGATACGCCTCAGTCAACCACCACGCTAGTGTAGACTTTCTAGCATCGAGACTCCCACCAGACACGGAACTAAGACAAGTGTATGAGCGAATAGCAGTTCAGAAAGGCACAGAGACGCGAGTGAGAAAACCCAAAGGGGAAAGAGATAGCACACTTGGATCGGCATCGACGACAAGGCATGCATAGAGGTACGCATGTCATGAGGGAGGCGTTTAGGACGGAAGACACAGAATACTCGGAGTATCTTTCCGGGCCGTTGGGGACACTGCAACACATCCGCCAGTCGTTGGGTAATATTGGCCccggtgggtgggtggtcaGCAATACAACTGAGACTCTTCGACACACCAAGTGAGATTGGATACAATCCTCGTTGTCGGGAACCTCCAGTGGATTATCAATGAAGGCTTCACATCAAACTTGTCTTCGGCCCCTTCCTGTCAACATAAGTTGTGGCCCATCAgatctg is a genomic window containing:
- the fba gene encoding fructose-bisphosphate aldolase — translated: MGIFDELNLPAGVLYGDDVLKLFQYAREKQFAIPACNVTSSSTAVAALEAARDQKAPIILQTSQGGAAFFAGKGIKDSAEKREASVAGAIAAAHYIRSIAPIYGIPVVLHTDHCAKKLLPWLDGMLEEDEKFFKANGVPLFSSHMIDLSEEPVEENISTCVKYLKRMAPMKQWLEMEIGITGGEEDGVDNSEVDNASLYTQPEDIWQIEEAFRPISPYFSIAAGFGNVHGVYAPGNVKLHPELLGKHQAYVSEKLGGKDKKPVFFVFHGGSGSSKEEYREAISNGVVKVNVDTDLQWSYLVGIRDYILNNIDYLRSQVGNPEGPNKPNKKKYDPRVWIREGEKTMKARVEEALKDFNAAGTV